agatgtgcttaataaattctcaaaaatttacagagccttactaatgctgtcaaaggactactataaaaatttcatgtcattttactaagtagaacatcctatacaaaaatgataaggaagcaaggcttgaaatagcataaatggaaaatcctattgaaaagtgtcaagcaacagatttcttatttttcataACATCCATATGgcactagtatcacctccaattaatttcatgaattttggacttataattaatttataaaaattcatgcaaggattaactatttataaaagaaaaatctataactatagatctacacatgaactagtcctcaaatttttatccaagctcatgtataacaagaatagcctaccacaaaaatttcagaatttttggagcacaggaactctagatataaaataaacaaatttaaatgcattcaaaagcacatttgaaatccctatttaaatctccagaaatttctactgttgaagccaagaacatatttttcctaaatactacacttcctaaggaacacaaccatatttatttcaacattttaggagctaccaaactaaagatacaaaaataacaaaacaaatcaaaaactggattcaaaatgagttagcctacactactgctgtcgctgacaggtgggacccgctggtcaggggaccccacgcgtcagtgacacggagcagagcagcggcgctgctgggcactgcgcggctgcggctcgacgacggcgagcttcgccggcggtgaggtcatcagggtaggacctacatgacctggcaaacctattgagccacttggccagccctattgctgaccctagagctagcggcggcggccatggcggaacggcgaggctggaccacggcaaaacgccggcgacgtcctcggtggcccgacctaaggctcggacgagcaccggggtactacggcggacctagcgcgctagctaacgcttggagagggggactgtggcggcgtggccacgacgacggggcttgcggcggagctccggcgaggcggtgTGCGGGGCTAGAGCTCACCGAGCTTAAAACGGCGGGCACTGGCTGGCGCAGGGAGTCGCGGGGAAGACGGCTATGCGGTTGcagtgatggagaagcggctatgcgaggcttgtgccgtcaacgacgacggtggcgctgcgggagctcgacggCTATGCTTGCGGGTGCTGCGGACGGCGAAGGAGACCGAGGTGAAGTGAAAAAGGagcgtggctgagtgcgggcgggcgttggcgtgatgaaggctcgctcgggcgcggcgtggcctgcgcggtcagggcaacggcgacgcgcggccgacgggacctccacgcggcggctctgctctgaagctggtcggccactgtgccgatcgATTCAGTCGATCCAGTCGCGCGATGcagtgcctgacagcgcgttttctcattgatttaactgctaatccgtggctcaaactcgtaaatgatctaaatgactttcgtagtcctaagtaccagctacaaatgttgttcaatgatcgtgttccaattctcatcgtacaccgagtaaaatcatgatcaaagttggctcgtcaggctgtcagtcgagcaaacacttagaaaatttgttaagtgttgaaatcaggattttgatgattcttgtgatccaatttcaaacaggttaggagctgaatcagtccaagacataaaaataaaagttgttccttatgtcatacactacaactttgctttagtgaactcctccatgcaaggtccctaacacctagttcaactttagtcaaacatgtcactttgaaaacatgctacacattcaaactatggctaaatgaccaatttagccctagccctaaataccaaagttgttcatgatgatactctaagcatgttaaaacaatttgcaaggtcatttaagcatttcatgaagTAGTCACACATATagccattcaggtcaacacatgaaataacacttaaatgcttgatcaagaaatgtggtcttcatgaacaaggttccttttgttaacctaagtgtagctaaggtgttatagtgaccaacattacacactagcatttatttgcacatgatcatatgcatatgttacaaggaacatgaaataacaagcaatgtttcatatgtttcgatcagatgtttcaattgtaaatgatgatttatgaatgcttgatgctcatgctcatgttatgcaagtcaagttatgcaaggctaacacccgaggtgttacagctcccacctccccaagagaaagaaaaaggggcgcctggggaagcaggaggtcctagaaGCTGATCTGGTCGCGGCCGCAGAATGCAAGAACCCCCGAGACTttaaaggccctaggccttttgacgacatgctcaagaaaccctgcccttaccatcagggcccggtcaagcacgctctcgaggattgctccatgctgcggcgttactacgccaggcttgggctccccgacgacgacgccaagcagaagggcgccggcgagcGGAACGAGGACCAGGACGACggtttccccgaggtacgcaacaccttcatgatcttcggtgggccctcggtgtgccttacggcgcggcagcacaagagggaacgctgagaggtcttctcggtcaaggtggccaccccccagtacctcgactggtctcgagaggcgatcaccttcgatcgagatgaccaccctgaccatgttccgaatcccgggcagtacccactggttgtcgacccgatcatcggcaacacccgactctccaaggtgttgatggacagaggcagcggcctcaacatcctctacgtcaataccctagagctcttggagatcgaccgatcgaggctccaaggcgacatcgcccccttccatggcatcgtgccagggaagcgcacgtgacccatcgggcgcatcgaccttcctgtctgcttcggcaccccctccaactaccgcaaggaagtcctcaccttcgaggtagtcaggtTCGCGGGAGCCTACCACGCTATCCTGgggtggccgtgctacgccaagttcatggcagtgcccaactatacctacctcaagttCAAGATtccaggccctagcggtgtcatcatgattgagtccacgtacgaacatgcatacgactgcgacgttgaatgcatcgagtatgccgaggctcttgcggaggccgagaccctcatcgcccacctcgaccagctcagtggcgaggtgcctgactccaagcatcgcgcgggggcgttcgagcccgcggaaaccatcaaactcgtcccggtcgaccccgcctgccccgatgaccgggcgctgaggatcagcgccaccctcgatatcaaataggaagccgtgctcgtcgactttctccgtgtgaatgccgacatattcgcatggagtccctcggacatgccgggcataccgagggaggtcgccgagcacgccctggacatcctgGCCAggtctagaccggcgaggcaacgcctacgccgcttcgacgaggaaaagcgtagggccatcggtgaggagatacagaaactcttggcggccgggttcattagggaagtgtcccacccatagtggttggctaaccccgtgttagtcaagaagaaaaatgggaaatggaggatgtgcgtagactacaccagtttgaacaaagcctgtccgaaagtcccctttccattaccccgaatcgatcaaatcgttgattccactacaGGGTgcaagaccctgtctttccttgatgcgtattctggttaccatcaaattaagatgaaagagtccgaccagctcacgacttctttcatcacaccattcggcatgtactgctacgtgactatgccttttggccttagaaacgcaggtgccacgtatcagcggtgcatgacccaggtctttggcgacaacatcgggcagaccgtcgaggcctacgtagacgacatcgtggtaaaaaccagaaaggccgaggatctcgttgatgacttgaggataaccttcaaatgccttagagaaaagggcatcaaactcaatcccgagaagtgtgtgttcggggtcccccgaggcatgctcttgggattcatagtctcggaacgtggcattgaagccaacccggaTAAAGTcttggccataaccagcatgggaccaatcagagacctcaagggagtacagagagttatgggatgccttgtggccctgagccgcttcatctcacgcctcagcaaaaaaggtttgcctctgtaccgactcttgagaaaatccgagcatttttcgtggaccctcgaggccgaagaagccctcgacagactcaagacgctgctcaccaatcctcccatcctggtacccccggctagggacaaggccctcttactctacattgccgcaacgacccaagtggtcagcgctgccgtagtggtagagaggcaggaaggggggcatgctctgcccacccaacgtcctgtttacttcatcagtgaggtgctctccgagaccaaagcacgctacccccacatccagaagctggtctacaccgtagtcctggcccggcgcaaactgcatcactacttcgagtcacacccagtgactatggtatcgtctttccccctgggcgagatagttcataatcaggaggcctcgggcaggatagccaagtgggcggtcgagcttatgggggaaaccttgacctttgcgcctcgaaaagcgatcaagtctctggtcttggccgatttcgtggctgaatggatagATACCtgactgccacctgctcaaattcagacggagtgctggaccatgtacttcgacggatccctgatgaagaccggggtaggcgcgggtctgctcttcatctcgcccctcggagtacacatgcgccaCATAGTGcgactccacttcgccgcctccaacaacatggccgagtacgaggccctcatcaacggcttacaagtcgccattgaacttggggcacggcgcctcgacgtctGAGGCGACTCGTggctcatcatagatcaagtaatgaaggagtcaaattgcctcgaccccaaaatggaggcttactgcaagttggtacgacgcctggaagacaagttcgacggtctcgaactgaATCACATCgcacggaagtacaacgaggccgccgacgagctggcaaagatggcctcagcacgGGCCCCCTGAACGTTTTCGCCAGAGACCTctacaaaccttccattggctacacctcgacaacagaggagggcccacccaTGGAACCCACAGcaaagctcgacgccccctctactgccgagaccccctcgaccgagcctaaAGTCATGGAAGTCAgcgccgagcctccgcagaccgACCAGGATGTGGATTGGTgaatcccgttccttgattggatcgatcggggggaacttcctagcgacaggaccgaagcctgacggctcgcgcgccgagccaaggcttacatcctctacaatgacgaattgtataggCGATGTCCCTCatgtgtcctccaacgatgtatcagtaccgaggcgggccgagccctactttgggacttacacgtaggcgcctgcgggcaccatgtggcgcctcggacgcttatagggaacgctttccgctaagggttctactggccgacggcggtcgctgacgctaccaagctagtacgctcctgcgaaggatgctagtactatgctcggcagacacatctcccggccatggccctgcaaaccattcccatcacatggccgttcaccgtatgggggcttgacatggtcgggcctctgcaaaaggcccccgggggctacacccacctactggtatcaatcgataagttctccaaatggatcgaggctcgtccgatcaatcgaatcaaatccgagcaggcggtgctgttcttcactggcattatccataggtttggggtccccaacaccatcatcaccgacaacgggacgtagttcaccggcaaaaagttcctgatgttttgcgacgaccaccacatccatgtggcctggtcggccgtaggacacccaaggaccaacggccaagtagagtgtgccaacagcatgatcctacaaggcctcaagccaaggattcataatcggttgaaaaagtttggcaagaaatggctcgccgaactcccgtcggtcatctggagcctaaggaacactccaagccgagccacggggttcacgcctttcttcctggtctatggggccgaggccatcctgcccaccgacttggaatatggttccccaaggctacaagcctacaacgaacaaagtaactgcaccacccgagaggacgcccttgatcaactggaggaagcccgagacatcgcgctactacactcggccaaatactagCAGAGCctatggcgctatcaggcccgacgcatctgaggccgagacttgaaggtaggtgacctggtgttgaggttagcacagagcaacaagggtcgccacaagctgaccccgccatgggaaggaccgtacatcatcgcccaagtactgaagcccaggacctacaagcaggccaacgagaagggtgaagtcttcaccaacgcttggaacatagaacagctacgtcgcttttatccctaaatttccaagcattgtatatatcgtttctcgaaatacaattaaaaagcattctttagttggtctaatttttcgagaaaccccccgagcccatcgtaggtctcggcagtacaataacacgacaagggagactcggctctgcctcggcagaaccaagcctccctcgggggctagataggggactcccccctaggtcccacgtaccgttcttcagttgtttttcgcaaaaattcctacaccaagactctagcaggctctgatgaatcagttgtaaaaactcctcggaccaaggtctgtttcctaagcaagaggccggtagagtcgcgagacggcctacgcctccgagctacggcactccctcactacctctcgctcgagggacggcttaggccccaatggggtgctttgcaaacgaaatccgatcaggggcaacagagggcagaggctccgaaacataagaaaaacaactaagaaacacaaatacttcagaaataaaggcctcaacggccacaagcgttacgatgcaAAAAATAACCCCTACTTTACTTTTACATAGCCTCCGGGGcacagatcaaggctcagggtcttcagcaccggcagatggtaagggaggaaccacctcctcttcgaagagcgtcgccagcgccgtgccagggccttccgccgcctccatcagcttcgtgaccaccgcgtccgcctcctcgtcatcatcaagcAGGACATACCCATCGCTGATGGCAGGGATGTCGGCGCCGACGTAGTAagaagagatgacggccaacACACGCTTGACACcagtgtgcagcgctcctcggagtcaCTCGCGCACCTGGTTGCTCAGCGCGGTCAAAcggctccctagggagctgcctgactgaaccccctcgacctctaaGGCCTcacaggcggaaagggcagcatgttTCAGTGCCTTGTGCTCCctgatctcggcctcgagcaccgtctgcaccgcactagaagcctcggcggcccgagtGATCTCTGCCTCCGACTCTGCACcgaggaaaatggaatgaggctgagcgagggaaaaaacaacctaagttagggatggaagcccacggaactcacccttggccttctgctcccagcgtcgggtctcgacctgacaagCCTCGgtcttctccttccagcgcagagcctcggcccgggaagcctcggcctcctccttcaagcgctgggcctcgacccaagaagcctcggccgccctggaagcctcacTCCCAAGCTCTGCGTCACGCAAGGGAGTTAGGGAgtgaacataagaaaaagaaaacaaaatgaggggactaaaactcaccctcgaccgtccccctccaaattACAGCCTCGGTCcgcgaggcctcagctgcagcaagggcctcgtccaaggcacctttcgtcagctggtgcgccctcTGCTCCACCCCCAGCTGCCCCACGTGAGCCacggccgaggccgtagcttcaatggcttggcccctgaaggcatcccggtcGTTGACCGcgtgggtgagctcctcctccaactccttaacccacgccgccagaggggcgagttgcgtctgggccatggccgcctcgaccttcgcgtcgacacaacaaaggcggaggtcctctacctccgcgctccACGCCGACAGGAGCTCATTGGCGCTGGCAAGAAggtccttctgccgctgaagctggtcccagaggcccctctcccgccggagaaagaccgacttcccaaacgaccgggtctcgagctcctggggaagcagaacgaGGGTCATTGGTTGCAACGAAACCAGAAAAGGACAACGTcgtgcgagaaaggaaaacacgaacctgggcaACTCCAGGCAgttcatcggccaccacggacagggtcgtccatagcgaccgctccgctagctggcggtattgctcgaaggtgccccagcgcccgccTTCGGCTGTGTCCTCGAGgacgaacagaggctccccctcagggtcgtcctggctccgccacagtactcgcgggtgatcccacccgcgaggctcgggccgcgcccgcacgagggccgagcttcccccATCCAAGAACAGCGCCGGCTATTCCACAGCAccggcatcctcggcgtcgaccacctcccgcgcccgagaagtatcatcggaggagattggatagacctccgcctcccgggtgcTCTCCTGCAGCAACggtgggccctgaaccaagggcgccaccgaggccttcGCTGCCTGCATCTCCACCTCCTGgacagacggcctcgccgccatcacgacggccttggtgatctcgggggctccggcctctgcaattatggcctcgacggtctcgggggcttcggtctccgccatcgtggcctcggcagaGACAGAGACACCGAccgcggccactgcggtctcggtGGTCATGGGCGTCATGGcttccgtcgcctcagcctcagagacctcggcggcctcggcaaccaagggcatgccggccccatccgactcgtgagcctcgctcCCACGAGtcggaagcgctccctccctcgtctgtgtaggggccacctcggcaacccctccttgggcggccggcccCCTTGGGTCGACCCttgccgacgccgcgccgcgttggatagcagcttgtgcctccgccacctagtgggcggaggagccggggctcgcctttagcgccttaaggggcgccaaggggagctcgtccgcaggccgcttccgactaaggaaaaataacctacagggtcagcacgagaccaaaaagGCGAACGGAATGCACTATGACCCCGCCAAAAATACACTAaccttgaacggggcggcaaccgTTTCGCCACGGTGAACCTCGTCCGtaacggcggaggcggtggcagaagcgtcgcctccgtatccatcggcgccggtcggtcctcaatggaccccgacgccccttcggtcctctgtgggggcggcggcgtcgtctccaccgccactcgctccaccacggccgccgagcgCACCGGGCTAACGGctcgtttgcccaacgcccgggcctcgggcgtgtcggcctcggccccagagcgggcaaccgccggccctgggtccgcttctcctcctcctcccgggagtgccgggctgctggCCAACGCCCCAGGCACCACCTCTActatgtcaggaaggtggtccaggggaccttgcCCCGCCTCGCCcccgtcatccccgtccgaggcctccgtcgacagcgacgtcgacagggattcctccaacgggaggccatcTTTCCTTTATTGACAACGGCGCTAATCTAACCCTTCGCGTGTGAGGATTTGcctcgtgcgcttcgccgccttggcgtccttccgtGTCTTCTGCAcgtcggcgtgcgcccggttgatcgcccgccacctcgcgtcctcgggaacgggcggcggagaggagcgcacgtccctcatccactgaaggaacgacaaacgcgcataagggaacaaggaGTAAGGGGAGACTAaggaggttcagaggctacagtagcacatgacttaccagtgaaaggaacccccgcgacagTTGCATCACgaagggggtcaagttgccgcccttcagcttcgcctctatcgtctcccccacccgacgaaggatttcctcgtcggaaagggcggaggaggacatccggatgccctccatgggttcacccggcttcatctcaaacagccgccaccgctgagccatcagcggcagcaccctccggtggtggaaggcggccacgaccacagccacggtgaggccatggccccgcagcctcgctagcccctccaggagcggctccagcttgggttggtcgtccttcgggacgccccacttccatctctccgggcagctccccataaTCCGCCTagtgtaagggggaagtcctccgtcatcgttacgaaggtagaaccagctcgtgtaccattgTCGGTTGGAGGAcacgagctgggccgggatgtagaggtgctggcggtcctggcgcacctggagagtgcagccgccggccctcgtcgccttcctcttacccgacatacccatcggcttggtagtgtgccccgcccgaaataggtggagccacaactcccaatggggagcaatccccaaatacccctcgcagatggcaacaaagatagccgcctgagcgatggagttgggattgaagttgtggagctccacgccgtagtagtgcgggagcgcccgcatgaaccggtccaccgagacgccgaggccgcgctcgtggaaggagacaaagctcatgacgtagccgtcgtgaggccttggctccggctcgccgtatggagcaatccactctagcctggcggggtctgtcaccgggcgaaggagtccatcatcgacaagcgactgaagcgtCTCCTCGGTGACATCCGACGGGTCCTAGGGGTCTGCCTCGACAACGATGATGTcgtcggccatgggtgcgatggaggaatcgggtgcggcggtgagttttttctctctctcccacgctctcgcttttttctcgctttctccctaggctcgctcttctctcctcttcttcccggcacccactgctctagcgacggctcgacggaggcggtgctaatgcaggTAATGTAatacgaggaggggcgagactcttcgggtatttatgcagggaggaggcgaaacgaacaggcgacgaaatcggggaggttttccccctgatccggcgcggttaaccacgagccgatttcgctggcccacgcgcccacgtctcccgcattaaatgcgaggacagtttcatcccatccaccacgtcacgctcggccactacggcagcaggcgtcgtttcgactccccatgaaactgcctcaaaaggcgcgccgcccgtgccgagccaatagggaagatattccctgtagcctattcctttcgtatgaaggaaccgggctctgaacctattacgatccaggggttcgaaggctgggccccaaagggtttcgacagccgccctaggataacagagtcagggacaaccgcgggcgagcccatacagggccgaggcccaagcaagcgaaacgcttgggacgcccaaagttgtgtccgagaccggaggaaagtctccgaatgggatcccaccgtagggaggcactgagccaccaaggcccagcgaacggcctcgacacccactagagacatcctctggtactcttggagtgtgtctctagaccgctagccgtctcctagcgaacggggttcgggcctccactcggactacccgataacagctcaccggaagtgccaccgctcgtgcccaccgagggtagcgaggcacattccacccctccttccaagcgaaaaggaagtgtgagggtcgcacaaaaagtcaggggaacccccgacggccttctcgttTTATGCAGatgctagggggctcttcctgcaaccttgccgagacccagcgaccccagctcgcactcaaaggggctcggcaaaacaaaccctccttctgagcaaaaaggaagcgtgagggtcgtgcaaaaagacaggggagctcctgacggccctctcaccctgtgcagaggctagggggctcttcctacaaatacgctgagaccccacaactcgggctcgcgcccaaaagggggcctcggcaaacaaaccctcacgcgtgaggggcgtataaaaagtcaggggaactcctgacggccctctcgctccgcgcagaggctaggggctcttcctgcaaccttgccgagaccagaatgggctcggcaaacaaaccctccgtccgaacaaaaaggacatgtgagggtcggatgaaaaagtcaagggacccccgaccgccctcttgctccaggcggaggctcgggggctcctcttgcacccgaagaccaagacaaacggtccaagcccacgctagaggtttcattacaaaacacaataaagggcaccgagctcgttacggtccaggggttcgaaggctgggcctccaagaggtttcgacagccgccctagggcaacagagttagggacgactttggggcgagcctacgaatggcccaggcccgagcgaacggtcgctcggggcatcctaagccgtgtctgagaccggcaggaaagtatccgaatgagatcccaccgtagggaggcactgagccatcgaggcccagcgaacggcctcggcacccactagagaaaccctctggtactcttggagtgcgtctccagaccgctagccatcccctagcgaacggggtacgggcctccactcggactcacccgataacagctcaccggaagtgtccacgctcatgcccatcgagggtagcctggcacattccacccctccttccgagcgaaaggaagcgtgagggtcgtacccaaagtcaggaggacccctgacgaacctctcgctccgtgcggaggctagagggctcttcctgcagcctcgccgagacccccgcaacccaaaCTTGCGCTtaggggctcggcaaatgcaataagaactactcgttcaaacACAAAAATAAAAAGCCCCTGGACGAGtgactccactcctctagggcctcgggggctacacccggcaggtgcgctcgtgcgcacccaccggaacctcaaggtacaaaacccaattcctatggGAGCGGGTACGAACCAAGCCtaggcaaaccctcagggagagcgcacacactccccctgaggcttgggggctactgtcgggtaccttggaacggggtaccccgagcgagcatcaaaagggtcgctaaagtcccatcaaaaaataaagctagaaggtaagccgtggaccCCTCACCCGCAAcgaccgagcccaccaggccctctgccttgcctcgagcctcgcgcaggaggtctcggcacccTGACGCGaattccgcctcgcgcgaggctcgccatggaaggcctcggtagggggtgcattctccgtatcgcgcgaggcctctcgcggcatGCCTCGGCAAGGAATCCGatctccatctcgcgcgaggcctcattctccgtgtcgctcgagcctGGCTCGTtcgcagcccgtcgccccccgcctcgaccgaccctccagacagcgtgtcatgtctcattaatgctccaaccactcccgcaatctcagccggacgatggctcaatgccacagaatggccgatgggacccgaggtcgcatcagcgccataccggccgggatagggcacggcggggattaccggccactgtgtcctaacgctgtgtccacgatcagcgccataccggctgggacagggtacggcagggattaccagccactgtgtcctaacactgtgcccacgatcagccacccactcgaggcctcggcactgtacac
Above is a genomic segment from Miscanthus floridulus cultivar M001 chromosome 3, ASM1932011v1, whole genome shotgun sequence containing:
- the LOC136544467 gene encoding uncharacterized protein, encoding MTLVLLPQELETRSFGKSVFLRRERGLWDQLQRQKDLLASANELLSAWSAEVEDLRLCCVDAKVEAAMAQTQLAPLAAWVKELEEELTHAVNDRDAFRGQAIEATASAVAHVGQLGVEQRAHQLTKGALDEALAAAEASRTEAVIWRGTVEELGSEASRAAEASWVEAQRLKEEAEASRAEALRWKEKTEACQVETRRWEQKAKESEAEITRAAEASSAVQTVLEAEIREHKALKHAALSACEALEVEGVQSGSSLGSRLTALSNQVRE